The following coding sequences are from one Ignavibacteriales bacterium window:
- a CDS encoding CapA family protein produces MRCLIAVLVLLYCEVLLAQPALSERPVSLLLFGDVNLGRMVGQELLRGDTQYPFRYVKETLSRGDVVFVNLESQLSDQNGETQHPKYNLIFTGPPSGAVSLRMAGVSVVSTANNHAFDYGMRALRETMLHLRGAGIECTGTSFDSMAGAVPAIVERGGIRIGFLAYAEFVNLQGTWGGRIALYDSAQCRSDIGGLRQKADVVVVSYHGGVEYSDRPSSKLRRNLQLLIDGGADIVVGHHPHYVQGVESYRGKLIFYSLGNFVFYQPQRELAGFGLGVEVTIARNAGKATVGRARLLALRAGFQPSFTLTDAEDDSFFKRLQKLSPASVSRSNKMWFVNFENNHD; encoded by the coding sequence GTGCGTTGCTTGATCGCTGTGCTGGTGCTCCTCTACTGCGAGGTTCTGCTGGCCCAGCCGGCGCTGAGTGAAAGGCCGGTTTCACTCCTCTTATTCGGTGATGTCAACCTGGGTCGTATGGTGGGCCAGGAATTGCTGAGAGGAGACACGCAGTACCCGTTTCGGTATGTGAAAGAGACGCTGTCTCGCGGTGATGTCGTGTTTGTTAATCTCGAAAGCCAGCTTTCGGATCAGAACGGCGAGACGCAGCACCCGAAGTACAATCTCATTTTTACGGGGCCTCCATCAGGTGCGGTCTCCCTTCGAATGGCAGGAGTCTCGGTTGTGTCCACTGCGAACAACCATGCGTTCGACTACGGGATGAGGGCCTTGCGTGAGACGATGCTGCATCTTCGCGGTGCCGGCATCGAATGCACCGGGACCTCGTTCGATTCGATGGCGGGCGCAGTCCCCGCAATTGTGGAGAGAGGCGGTATTCGTATAGGATTCCTCGCGTACGCGGAATTCGTGAATCTCCAGGGGACGTGGGGTGGGCGAATCGCACTGTATGACAGCGCGCAGTGTCGGAGCGATATTGGGGGATTGCGGCAGAAGGCCGATGTGGTTGTCGTGAGCTATCACGGAGGTGTGGAATACAGCGACAGACCGTCATCGAAGCTTCGACGAAACCTGCAACTGCTGATCGACGGTGGCGCTGATATCGTCGTGGGACATCATCCCCACTATGTTCAGGGAGTCGAATCGTATCGTGGCAAGCTCATTTTCTATTCACTGGGTAATTTCGTGTTCTACCAGCCGCAACGGGAGTTAGCCGGGTTTGGGCTGGGAGTTGAAGTGACGATTGCTCGGAATGCCGGGAAGGCGACTGTTGGACGTGCCCGTCTGCTTGCTCTGCGTGCAGGGTTCCAGCCGTCATTCACTCTGACGGACGCGGAGGATGACTCGTTCTTCAAGCGGCTACAGAAACTCTCGCCTGCCAGTGTCAGCAGGAGCAATAAAATGTGGTTCGTAAACTTTGAAAACAATCATGACTGA
- the bamD gene encoding outer membrane protein assembly factor BamD — MTERKTMIRSVILTTMVGCALVLAGCAATHEAEQLSVEKRFEHAMALVKDESYLDAYEEFRIVTLQYQGSTFADQAQFFMAECRYRREEYVLAAYEYDVLVRTMPTSKYVPQARFQRAMCYYRLSPASYLDQTYTRQAVDEFQSFIEYHPTDSLVTQAEAKISELNMKSARKEFENGITYIHMEYYKAAVTSFDHVLEKYHDTPYAEQAQYKKAEVMLMRNKVSEAKAEVEKFLLKYPNSTLKSDALDLQKRILSRPPQKPAEPRKNQPVSSER, encoded by the coding sequence ATGACTGAACGGAAGACTATGATTCGCAGTGTCATTCTTACGACGATGGTTGGGTGTGCGCTGGTTCTTGCCGGTTGCGCAGCCACTCATGAAGCTGAGCAGCTCTCGGTTGAAAAACGATTTGAGCACGCAATGGCTCTGGTCAAGGACGAAAGCTACCTCGATGCATACGAGGAATTCCGAATCGTGACTCTGCAGTACCAGGGCAGTACGTTTGCCGATCAGGCGCAGTTCTTCATGGCTGAATGCCGGTACCGCCGGGAAGAATATGTGCTCGCAGCGTATGAATATGATGTGCTTGTGCGAACGATGCCCACGAGCAAGTACGTCCCGCAGGCTCGCTTTCAACGCGCAATGTGCTACTATCGGTTGTCGCCGGCTTCGTACCTTGATCAGACTTACACGCGGCAGGCGGTGGATGAGTTTCAGTCCTTTATCGAATATCATCCTACAGACAGTCTCGTGACGCAGGCGGAAGCAAAAATATCGGAGCTGAACATGAAGTCAGCCCGAAAGGAATTCGAAAACGGCATAACGTACATCCACATGGAATACTACAAGGCTGCCGTGACGTCGTTCGACCACGTGCTCGAAAAGTACCATGACACGCCGTACGCTGAACAGGCGCAATACAAGAAGGCCGAGGTCATGCTTATGCGCAACAAAGTCAGCGAGGCCAAGGCAGAGGTCGAGAAATTCCTGCTGAAGTATCCGAACAGCACGTTGAAGTCTGACGCACTCGATCTCCAGAAACGGATCTTGTCACGGCCTCCGCAAAAGCCCGCTGAGCCGCGCAAGAACCAGCCGGTTTCTTCGGAACGTTGA
- a CDS encoding acyl-CoA thioesterase has translation MPHARVRTVKESQVQMVQMVLPTDTNRLGNLLGGQLMHWIDIAAAIAASRHTNRVCVTASVDELNFHHPILQGDVVTLEASVNRVFKTSLEIGVHVSKENLLTGERLFTNTAYLTFVAIDENGRPVPAPPVRAVTNAEKRRYADASRRRKLRLLHRKQR, from the coding sequence ATGCCCCACGCCCGGGTTCGCACGGTAAAAGAGTCACAGGTCCAAATGGTGCAGATGGTGCTGCCAACCGACACGAATCGGCTTGGCAACCTGTTGGGCGGGCAACTCATGCACTGGATTGATATTGCGGCAGCTATCGCGGCTTCGCGACACACGAATCGTGTCTGTGTCACGGCGTCTGTGGACGAACTGAATTTTCACCACCCGATACTTCAGGGAGATGTTGTGACCCTCGAAGCTTCTGTGAACCGAGTTTTCAAAACGTCTCTCGAAATAGGAGTCCACGTTTCGAAGGAAAACCTTCTGACGGGAGAGCGGCTGTTCACCAACACGGCTTACCTCACGTTCGTGGCCATCGACGAAAACGGCAGGCCGGTGCCCGCCCCGCCCGTTCGAGCGGTGACGAATGCAGAGAAGCGGAGGTACGCCGATGCTTCGAGAAGGCGGAAACTCAGATTACTCCATCGGAAGCAACGATAG
- a CDS encoding VCBS repeat-containing protein: MSNHSDSSHYSSHVVAATLVSFWLTLYQTSAQSRETAFGQVRVASVPAKVDRFTLSHKTSEPVAFYCWSFHGATITSAWIDSNGTPGRWREHYLKTPVDDFMLPDFPFEHKQVGVGVDNVARSLSFYTNLSADTLTAVSILQLPLAPDGIAFGDLNGDRKTDFVAYDRDTPGAIPFFGFGNDKFKQGKALAPDNAIGGLKLVHLNNDSLLDIVLYDWVRSELHFLYGVGQGKFLDQASYPVEGEVRDFAVRPLTQNGNLDIVLSCRRPAKLEILQGNGLGDFTMSQRISLDVPFLAFAVDDVNGDGFRDIVGIDGSSTLHVYLNAGDNTFDEHLDFACGRDVTQFALYSAGRRGLSGVAMLDRGSQHVVTIANAQQAAQIRDSVDISTGSKPRGVSVADMNGDGFSDVAVVTGGSNSIAFYFNGRGGLYGQLSYALPANAHDVVFHSLVDSTARLLISYPNSRQMSLFSLDEKERTSTNATISTERAVELLYWNGLRKPVIDFYTFSPPAGNIPASMTLFQEIGSHQFIEQSFRLLPTSTLLGAGVGNINSDQRPDVAYVYRNNVTGKHELAVSLADSLFTYKQKTFSLELADKSIGRSHVWIIDPAWKGHPDIFLLSVGSTPLLERLRWLKESAFGRPDTLAKDLRIEDAAQLKFVDVDGDGIIDIVVNDQDKGEIGWMRARGQSFDPFRRLCSVPVRSHFALGDLNGDGIPDLALTLSDLGMLRIYDGKTLVRKSLEKSR; the protein is encoded by the coding sequence GTGAGCAATCATTCAGACTCAAGCCATTATTCTTCCCACGTCGTTGCCGCCACCCTTGTTTCGTTTTGGCTCACGCTGTATCAGACCAGCGCACAATCGCGGGAGACGGCCTTCGGACAAGTACGTGTTGCCTCTGTTCCGGCGAAGGTCGATCGCTTCACGCTGAGCCACAAAACAAGCGAACCAGTGGCGTTCTACTGCTGGTCCTTCCATGGTGCGACGATTACATCAGCCTGGATTGATTCAAACGGGACGCCTGGCCGCTGGCGAGAGCACTACCTCAAGACGCCTGTCGATGACTTCATGCTGCCGGATTTCCCTTTCGAGCACAAACAGGTCGGCGTGGGTGTGGATAACGTCGCCCGTTCGCTTTCGTTCTACACGAACCTGTCCGCCGACACACTCACGGCAGTCTCAATACTCCAACTCCCACTGGCCCCTGACGGCATCGCGTTCGGAGATCTCAACGGTGACAGGAAGACGGATTTCGTTGCGTACGACAGGGACACGCCGGGTGCAATTCCATTTTTCGGATTCGGCAATGACAAATTCAAACAGGGCAAAGCGCTTGCTCCGGACAACGCCATCGGCGGCCTCAAGCTCGTGCACCTGAACAATGACAGCCTTCTCGATATCGTGTTGTACGACTGGGTGCGGAGCGAACTTCATTTTCTGTACGGTGTCGGACAGGGGAAGTTCCTGGATCAGGCGAGTTATCCGGTGGAAGGCGAAGTCCGTGATTTCGCGGTGAGGCCTCTCACGCAGAATGGAAACCTGGATATTGTTCTTTCGTGCAGGCGTCCAGCCAAGCTCGAAATCCTTCAGGGGAATGGCCTTGGTGATTTCACAATGAGCCAGCGTATCAGCCTGGATGTGCCCTTCCTGGCGTTTGCTGTCGATGACGTCAATGGCGACGGATTCAGGGATATCGTTGGAATTGATGGCTCCTCTACACTTCACGTGTACCTGAACGCGGGTGATAACACGTTCGATGAACACCTCGATTTCGCCTGCGGCAGGGATGTCACCCAATTTGCACTTTACTCTGCAGGAAGGCGCGGACTATCGGGCGTTGCGATGCTCGACAGAGGTTCACAGCACGTCGTCACGATTGCCAACGCTCAGCAGGCTGCTCAGATCAGGGATTCGGTTGACATCTCCACAGGATCGAAACCGAGGGGCGTTTCTGTGGCAGACATGAACGGCGATGGATTTTCTGACGTCGCAGTCGTAACCGGAGGGAGCAACTCCATCGCATTCTATTTCAACGGTAGGGGGGGGCTCTATGGACAATTGAGTTACGCCCTCCCGGCAAATGCACACGATGTTGTGTTTCATTCACTTGTTGACTCAACCGCCCGTTTGTTGATATCATATCCGAATTCGCGGCAAATGTCTCTCTTCTCCCTGGATGAGAAAGAACGTACATCCACCAACGCAACGATTAGCACAGAACGCGCTGTCGAGTTGCTGTATTGGAACGGTCTTCGGAAACCGGTGATTGATTTCTATACCTTCAGTCCTCCCGCAGGGAACATTCCTGCCTCGATGACGCTCTTCCAGGAAATCGGGTCTCATCAATTCATCGAGCAGAGCTTTCGGTTGCTGCCCACGAGTACCCTGCTGGGAGCAGGCGTGGGGAACATCAACTCCGATCAGCGGCCAGACGTTGCGTATGTCTATCGTAACAACGTCACGGGGAAGCATGAACTTGCCGTGTCGCTGGCTGACAGTTTGTTCACGTATAAGCAAAAGACGTTTTCACTCGAGCTTGCGGACAAGAGCATAGGACGAAGTCACGTTTGGATAATAGATCCGGCCTGGAAGGGTCATCCGGACATCTTTCTCCTCAGCGTTGGGTCGACGCCTCTGCTTGAGAGGCTTCGCTGGTTGAAAGAAAGCGCATTCGGACGCCCCGATACTCTTGCGAAAGATCTCCGCATCGAAGATGCCGCTCAGTTGAAGTTCGTGGATGTCGACGGAGATGGAATCATCGACATCGTCGTCAACGATCAGGACAAGGGCGAGATTGGCTGGATGAGGGCCCGTGGACAATCGTTCGATCCTTTTCGAAGGCTCTGCTCTGTGCCTGTGAGGAGCCACTTCGCGTTGGGGGATCTCAACGGCGATGGGATCCCAGACCTCGCTTTAACGTTGTCTGATTTGGGTATGCTCCGTATTTATGACGGCAAAACACTGGTCAGGAAGAGTCTTGAGAAAAGTCGTTAA
- a CDS encoding ABC transporter ATP-binding protein codes for MSSMTLTLSDVSKEFNRRSIFRDVSFTLGRSDSLAITGRNGSGKSTLVKLLCGLLSPTKGTIAYTLDGKSIEHDNVRNHIGLVSPYLQLYDEFTGWENLELLSKIRSDRVLEKGRIEEVLQDVGLWERKDDFLRTYSSGMRQRLKYAFALIHKPDILVLDEPTSNLDSDGIEMVKRRAMDQKKDSILIVATNDAEEVTWCEKSISLGMSNPRR; via the coding sequence ATGAGCTCGATGACACTGACGCTGTCGGATGTTTCAAAGGAATTCAACCGGCGCTCGATCTTTCGCGATGTCTCCTTCACGTTGGGTAGGAGCGATTCTCTTGCGATCACTGGCCGCAATGGATCGGGGAAATCGACTCTCGTAAAACTTCTTTGCGGGCTGCTGTCCCCGACGAAGGGAACGATCGCGTATACGCTGGATGGGAAGTCAATCGAACACGACAATGTAAGAAACCACATCGGGTTGGTGAGTCCGTATCTGCAGTTGTATGATGAGTTCACCGGGTGGGAAAACCTCGAATTGCTTTCGAAGATACGATCGGACCGTGTTCTGGAAAAGGGAAGAATTGAAGAAGTGCTGCAGGACGTGGGATTGTGGGAACGGAAGGACGATTTTCTGCGCACCTATTCGTCTGGAATGCGGCAACGACTCAAGTACGCATTTGCCCTGATCCATAAACCTGACATTCTTGTGTTGGATGAGCCTACATCGAATCTGGATTCGGACGGAATAGAAATGGTCAAGCGAAGGGCAATGGATCAAAAAAAAGACTCCATCCTCATCGTGGCGACCAATGATGCTGAGGAAGTGACGTGGTGCGAGAAGAGTATTTCTTTGGGAATGAGCAATCCCCGGAGGTGA
- a CDS encoding heme exporter protein CcmB, whose protein sequence is MRAISSTLALIRKDVHSELRTRYALNALLMFVVTAVSTIVFALRSDQPTSSVLSGLYWVVVFFTAMSGLSRTFVSEEERGTTMTLQLVATPSTVYFAKLLFNTALTLSLTVAVTILYMTVFSNAFVIKTLSIFVGTVVLGSLGFASASTIIAAIVAKANTRGTLYPVLSFPILIVLLMTVMEATTKSLDGQELSTALGDFQILIGYILAMTGGSYLLFDYVWKD, encoded by the coding sequence ATGAGAGCAATATCGAGTACACTGGCCCTGATCAGAAAGGATGTGCATTCTGAGTTACGGACGCGTTATGCGCTGAATGCTCTCCTTATGTTTGTGGTGACCGCAGTGTCGACGATAGTTTTCGCACTCCGCTCTGATCAACCGACCTCAAGCGTCCTTTCGGGACTGTACTGGGTCGTGGTTTTCTTCACCGCGATGTCCGGGCTTTCACGAACGTTCGTCAGCGAGGAAGAGCGAGGGACGACGATGACCCTGCAACTCGTCGCTACGCCGTCGACTGTCTACTTCGCGAAACTCCTTTTCAACACGGCGCTGACTCTTTCGCTTACGGTTGCGGTCACAATACTCTATATGACCGTATTTTCGAACGCTTTCGTGATCAAAACATTGTCGATCTTTGTCGGGACGGTGGTGCTCGGGAGCCTGGGTTTTGCATCCGCATCGACAATTATCGCTGCCATCGTCGCAAAGGCGAATACGAGGGGAACGCTGTACCCTGTTTTGTCGTTTCCTATTCTGATTGTACTCCTGATGACTGTCATGGAGGCGACGACGAAATCCCTCGACGGGCAAGAATTGAGCACTGCACTCGGAGATTTCCAGATCCTTATCGGCTATATCCTGGCGATGACCGGTGGATCGTACCTGCTTTTCGACTACGTTTGGAAGGATTGA
- the ccsA gene encoding cytochrome c biogenesis protein CcsA: MKFAKYGSIFLITFVLIAGLAIPLSPTPQGWLEFPRIPGLEEKARNILYHVPIAWTTVVAFLVGTYYGFRYLKTKNMEYDIISVSSAGLGFLFCFLATVTGAIWAKFNWGSFWNWDPRETSIFVLLLIYGAYFALRSALETDEKRATLSAVYSIIAGITVPFFIFVMPRIMSGLHPGAKGDPDGSGPVVQLKMSPNMLVIFLLGLLGFTLFYIWLLNVRVRIAKLEHERSSHQS; encoded by the coding sequence ATGAAATTCGCGAAGTACGGCTCGATATTCCTGATCACGTTCGTCCTGATCGCGGGACTCGCAATTCCGCTCTCGCCGACGCCCCAGGGATGGCTGGAGTTTCCTCGTATCCCGGGTCTCGAGGAGAAAGCGCGCAACATTCTGTATCACGTTCCGATCGCCTGGACCACGGTGGTTGCCTTCCTGGTCGGGACGTACTACGGTTTTCGGTATTTGAAAACCAAGAATATGGAATACGACATCATTTCAGTTTCCTCTGCCGGTTTGGGATTCCTATTCTGTTTTCTCGCGACTGTGACTGGCGCGATCTGGGCCAAATTCAATTGGGGATCGTTCTGGAACTGGGATCCCCGCGAAACGTCAATATTCGTCCTCTTGCTCATCTATGGAGCATATTTCGCCCTCCGTTCTGCGCTGGAGACTGATGAAAAACGGGCGACGCTGTCGGCTGTCTATTCCATTATCGCAGGTATCACGGTCCCCTTCTTCATTTTTGTTATGCCTCGGATCATGAGCGGCTTGCACCCTGGCGCAAAGGGTGATCCGGACGGGTCAGGTCCGGTTGTCCAGTTGAAGATGTCGCCGAATATGCTCGTGATCTTTCTGCTTGGCTTGCTTGGATTTACTCTTTTCTATATCTGGCTTCTCAATGTGCGGGTCAGGATTGCAAAACTGGAACATGAACGTTCTTCTCATCAGTCGTGA
- a CDS encoding CcmD family protein has translation MMEFFSQNQLFIVMTIVLIIWAGIVWYLMRIESRLKQLEDHSKKG, from the coding sequence ATGATGGAATTCTTTAGTCAGAACCAACTGTTTATCGTGATGACGATAGTCCTGATCATCTGGGCAGGGATCGTCTGGTACCTGATGCGCATAGAAAGTCGCCTCAAGCAACTTGAAGATCATTCGAAGAAGGGTTGA
- a CDS encoding cytochrome c maturation protein CcmE: protein MKLKIIIGGIVVIAGIILGALNFVESNVEYANFSAAEKMSKKVQVKGEWVKEQGTSFDADKVKFSFYMKDDANRVAKVVLDGAKPNNFEMATSVVAKGKFVNGEFHATDVLTKCPSKYEGTSEAVKKTL, encoded by the coding sequence ATGAAACTGAAAATCATCATTGGTGGTATCGTCGTGATCGCCGGGATTATCCTGGGCGCTCTGAATTTCGTGGAGTCGAACGTCGAGTACGCGAATTTTTCCGCGGCGGAGAAAATGAGCAAGAAGGTACAGGTAAAAGGGGAGTGGGTGAAAGAGCAGGGAACGAGTTTCGACGCCGACAAAGTGAAGTTCTCCTTTTATATGAAGGATGACGCCAACCGCGTCGCGAAAGTTGTTCTGGATGGTGCCAAGCCGAACAACTTCGAAATGGCGACAAGCGTTGTGGCAAAAGGGAAGTTCGTGAACGGCGAATTCCATGCGACGGATGTTCTCACAAAGTGCCCGTCCAAATACGAAGGAACGTCGGAGGCAGTCAAAAAAACTCTCTAA
- the ccsA gene encoding cytochrome c biogenesis protein CcsA, with protein sequence MLVLGVIAANIVRLALLAALAAAFFYFRSVRKGSPGLLLWARNCYHLATLSLIGSASILLYLIITHQFQYKYVWEYSSTTLPLPLLMSTFYAGQEGSFALWALYTSVIGVILMLYSSRRDYEGEVMSVYSLILSFLLLMLVVKNPFALIWDSFPADLIKSGPIPAGLANVVVLDAAKGIWAQFPNEGRGLNPLLQNYWMVIHPQILFTGFSSMAVPYTLAVAALWKRDYTSWIRIATPWAVFGSMVLGTGIIMGGYWAYETLGWGGFWGWDPVENSSLIPWLICLASIHTALNQRKSGAFVKTNFVFSLLTFLMALYSTFLTRSGVLGDTSVHSFVDPGMWVYWLLLAFIAVFTAIGFGLFFKRMREMPVVPIKHSYFSREFALFLGAFTLSFVALFVAIGTSSPIITSILKGKASAVEVGYYVKTNLPLGIVICFLSGLGQLLWWKHSNTRSLLKSMLIPGALSLGVTLLVLVMLGPEDALILLFAFCAAFSLFSNIQVGYGVFMGNPKFVGGSIAHIGIAVMCLGFITSARYDTKATVSLERGKPVETLGYRLTYLGYKELDSERYAFNIQVEQGNIKKIVSPLMRFNTQENTTIRNPDIINFISRDFYVSPVSVEEGGQAQEVPLRLPKGSPQRLKDLELEFQGFEFKDDQRAAMAEGKEFFINAKVRVSDGKQKKDIQLKMKSGPAGAEFIPTPFVSYEGKAYELAIKQMMPSQSEPEKSVVEVTVRLPVDESTPKKEDTLVVEASVKPMINLVWAGTITLIIGFLLTILRRVEEARRQGNKWEGE encoded by the coding sequence ATGCTCGTGTTGGGTGTGATCGCAGCAAATATTGTTCGTCTTGCTCTCCTGGCCGCGCTTGCCGCGGCCTTTTTTTATTTTCGTAGCGTGCGTAAGGGGTCTCCTGGCCTGCTCCTGTGGGCACGGAACTGCTATCACCTTGCCACGCTTTCATTGATCGGTTCGGCATCGATCCTCCTGTATCTGATTATTACACATCAGTTCCAGTATAAATACGTCTGGGAATACAGCTCAACGACTCTCCCCCTTCCGTTGCTCATGTCAACGTTCTACGCCGGCCAGGAGGGGAGCTTTGCGCTCTGGGCGTTGTATACCTCGGTGATCGGGGTTATCCTTATGCTTTATTCGTCTCGTCGAGACTACGAAGGCGAAGTGATGTCCGTCTACTCCCTGATCCTTTCGTTTCTGCTCCTGATGCTCGTCGTGAAGAACCCGTTCGCTCTCATTTGGGATAGTTTCCCTGCGGATCTCATCAAGTCCGGGCCGATACCTGCGGGACTTGCAAATGTTGTCGTGCTGGACGCGGCCAAGGGCATTTGGGCGCAGTTTCCGAATGAAGGACGAGGCCTCAACCCGTTGCTTCAAAACTACTGGATGGTGATCCATCCTCAAATCCTGTTCACCGGTTTCTCCTCGATGGCTGTTCCGTATACACTCGCTGTTGCTGCACTTTGGAAACGTGATTACACTTCGTGGATTCGAATCGCCACCCCGTGGGCGGTCTTCGGGTCAATGGTGCTTGGGACCGGTATCATTATGGGCGGCTATTGGGCGTATGAGACTCTGGGTTGGGGCGGCTTCTGGGGGTGGGACCCGGTGGAAAACTCATCTTTGATCCCGTGGCTCATCTGTCTCGCGTCGATCCACACCGCGTTGAATCAGAGAAAAAGCGGAGCGTTCGTGAAGACGAATTTCGTCTTCAGCTTGTTGACGTTCCTGATGGCGCTCTACAGCACATTCCTGACGCGCAGCGGCGTTCTCGGCGATACATCGGTGCATTCGTTCGTGGATCCCGGCATGTGGGTCTATTGGCTGTTGCTGGCGTTCATAGCGGTTTTTACGGCCATCGGCTTCGGATTGTTTTTCAAGCGGATGAGGGAGATGCCCGTAGTACCCATTAAGCACTCTTATTTTTCCAGAGAGTTTGCGTTATTCCTTGGGGCGTTCACACTCAGTTTCGTCGCTCTGTTCGTTGCGATCGGTACCTCATCGCCAATCATTACTTCGATCTTGAAGGGGAAAGCTTCTGCAGTTGAAGTGGGATATTACGTGAAAACGAACCTGCCTCTTGGCATCGTGATCTGTTTCCTTTCGGGTTTGGGGCAGCTGTTGTGGTGGAAGCATTCCAACACCCGTTCGCTCTTGAAGAGTATGCTGATACCGGGGGCGTTGTCTCTTGGCGTGACGCTTCTTGTCCTCGTGATGCTCGGCCCGGAGGACGCCTTGATACTCCTTTTTGCATTCTGCGCGGCGTTCTCGCTGTTCTCCAACATCCAGGTGGGCTATGGTGTGTTCATGGGGAATCCGAAGTTCGTGGGGGGCTCCATCGCACACATAGGTATCGCCGTGATGTGCCTTGGATTCATAACGTCCGCGCGATACGATACCAAAGCGACCGTCTCACTGGAACGCGGTAAACCAGTTGAGACGTTGGGATATCGCCTGACGTACCTCGGATACAAGGAACTCGATAGCGAGCGGTACGCCTTCAACATCCAGGTGGAGCAAGGGAACATCAAGAAGATCGTTTCTCCTCTGATGCGCTTCAATACGCAGGAAAACACAACGATACGCAATCCGGATATCATCAACTTCATAAGCAGAGACTTCTACGTCTCACCGGTCAGCGTCGAAGAAGGCGGGCAGGCTCAGGAGGTCCCTCTGCGGTTGCCGAAGGGCTCACCGCAGCGACTCAAGGATCTCGAGCTTGAGTTCCAGGGCTTCGAGTTCAAAGACGACCAGCGTGCTGCCATGGCTGAGGGGAAAGAATTCTTCATCAACGCCAAAGTCAGAGTGAGTGACGGGAAGCAGAAGAAGGACATTCAGCTGAAAATGAAAAGCGGTCCGGCGGGGGCAGAGTTCATTCCAACCCCGTTCGTGTCTTATGAAGGGAAGGCGTATGAGTTGGCCATCAAGCAGATGATGCCGAGTCAGAGCGAACCGGAGAAGTCAGTCGTGGAAGTCACGGTGCGATTGCCTGTCGATGAGTCTACTCCGAAGAAGGAAGATACTTTGGTTGTCGAGGCAAGCGTGAAACCGATGATCAATCTTGTGTGGGCCGGGACCATCACGCTCATCATCGGGTTCCTGCTGACGATACTCCGTCGTGTCGAGGAAGCACGTCGTCAGGGAAATAAATGGGAAGGGGAGTAA
- a CDS encoding heavy-metal-associated domain-containing protein, translated as MKQIFSFIVIAVLAISVLSAQTKPKAETTKTAAKVETAIVKVPTVVCGMCVSTITKALKTVEGVKSTKIDLKKKTATVTYASTKVSLSQIEKAISNAGYDANNIKRDPAAYEKLDACCKTDTKE; from the coding sequence ATGAAACAGATCTTCTCGTTTATCGTCATCGCAGTGCTGGCTATCTCAGTATTGTCGGCCCAGACAAAACCGAAGGCTGAAACGACAAAAACTGCAGCAAAGGTTGAAACAGCCATCGTCAAAGTGCCGACTGTTGTCTGCGGCATGTGTGTCAGCACAATTACGAAGGCTTTGAAAACAGTTGAAGGTGTCAAATCGACAAAGATCGATCTCAAGAAAAAGACCGCCACGGTGACGTACGCGTCAACGAAGGTCTCGCTTTCACAGATCGAGAAAGCCATCTCAAACGCCGGCTACGACGCGAACAACATCAAGCGTGATCCTGCCGCATACGAGAAACTGGACGCCTGCTGCAAAACCGATACAAAGGAGTAG